The region TCGACGACGCGCTCCGGACGCAGCGGCACCCACGGCTGCTCGCTGCTGTTCCAGCGATTGACCGAGCCGGGCAGCCGCCGCCCGTCGGCGGCGTCGGGTCCCAGCCACGGGTGCTCGCCGTCGGTGACCAGCTCGGCGAGTTCGGTGGCCAGGGCGCGCCGCTGGGCGGCCGGGAACGCACCGACGACGCCGACGTGGTGCAGCACGCCGCTGTCGTCGTACAGCCCCAGCTGCAGGGAGCCCACGGCCGTGCCGGGCTCGGTCTTGGCGTGCCAGCGCAGCCCGGCGACCACGCAGTCCGCGGTGCGCGAATGCTTGATCTTGAACATGGTCCGCTTGCCGGGCACGTAGTGGCCGCCGGTGGGCTTGGCGATCACGCCGTCCAGCCCGGCGCCTTCGAAGACCCGGAACCATTCGGCCGCGGTGTCCGGGTCGTCGGTGACCGGCGTGGTGCGCAGTCCGCTGTGGTCCAGGCCGAGGCCGGCGAGCAGTTCGCGGCGCTCGGTCTGCGGTGCGCCCATGAGGTCGCGGTCGTCCAGCGCGAGCAGGTCGAACGCGATGAACGTGGCCGGTGTCTTCTCGGCGAGCATCCGGACGCGGCTGGCGGCCGGGTGGATGCGCTCGCCCAGCGCGTCCCAGTCCAGCCGGTCGCCGACCTCGTCGCGCCGGATCACCACGAGCTCCCCGTCGAGCACCGCGGGCCGGTCGAGCTGTTCGGCGACCGTCCGCAGGACTTCGGGGAAGTACCGGTTCAGCGGCCGACCGGTGCGGGACTGCAGCAGCACCGGCTGCTCGGCCTGCGGATCGGCGAACACCAGGCACCGGAAACCATCCCACTTCGGCTCGAACAGCAGGCCGCCCTCCCGGGAGATGCCGTCGACCGGGCTGGCCAGCATCGGCTTCACCGGTGGTTGCACTGGCAGCATCGAGTCCTCCTCGCCGAGTTCAGCGGACGCGTTGGCGGGGTGCTCGATCCAGTTGCAGGCGGATCGCCGTGGGCAAGCTATCCGTGCCCAGCGACTCGCGGGCGCGGGACAGCACCTTGTCGTCGAGTTCTTCCCAAACGTGGCGCACGTTGGTGCCTTCCTGCAACGACAATGTGAGCCGCAGCGCCGGGCGGTGCTCACTTCCCGCCATCCGCACCCGCGCCCGGCTGACGCCGGTGACCTGCTCGGCGTCGGTGCGCACGGCTTCGGTCAGCGCCGCGCTCGTGACCGTCAGGGCCTCCTTGCCGCGCTCCAGCAGCACGTCCGGTCGCGGCTCCGGCCGCATGGCCCGGAAAACCCACCACAAGCCGACCACCAACAGCGCGATACCGAGCACGATCGCGACCGGGAGCGCCACCTGCGAGTGGTCCCGCAGCCACTGCACCAGGATCGGGTCGGCCACCGGCCGCTGCGCCCGGAAGGTGCCCAGCAGACCGGTGCCGACCAAAAGCACGACGACACCGACGACCAGCCCGAGCGTCCCGAACGCGACGACCACGCCGCGTTCGAATGCCAGCCCGCGACCGGCCGGGGTCGCGCTCGGCCTGATCTCCTGCTTGGTCTCGGTCATCGCCGTTCCTTCGGCGCGGCCACCGACACCAGCACCTCCGGGGTGTGGCGCAGCGGCAGGTCTTGCACGGCGTGTTCGGCGGTCTCGGACAGCCGGGTGCGCAGGTCGCCGAACCGCCGGAACTGCGCGGTCGCCTTCACCTGGACGCGTTTCGCGCTCGCGGTGACCGAGGCGCCCGCCACGCCGTCCTGCTCGCGCACCTGGTGCCCGACCAGCCGGGCCAGCGAGCGCCGGTCGGTGATTGCGGTGACCTCCGGTGCCGGGTCGTGCAGCCGGAGGTCCTTCGGCCCGGCGTTGATCGCGATGAGCAGCAGGACAAGCCCCACCACCGCGACCACGGCCGCGGTCACCAGAACCGGGGGGTCGTGCCAGGACAGGCTGCTCAGCCCGGAGAGGAGGTGTTGCCAGGGGATGATGAGCCCGCCGGTGCCGGGCCGCAGCAGGGCCCACACCACCTCGATTGCCAGCAATACGCCGCCCGCGGCGATGGCCAGGCCCAGCAGCGCGGCGAACAGGCGCACCAACAAGCGCATGGCTCACTCCACTCGCGGCGGTGCTTCCGCCGGAACGAGGGCGGACACGGTCACCTCGACGGTGCGGACCTGGCGGTCGGCGATGCGCCGCAGCTCTCCGCCGACCCGATCCCGCATCGACGCCACGGTTTCGCACACCGGCGTCGGATAGCGCAGCGCGACGTCCAGCCGGACTCGCAGGGCATCGTCGGGGCCAGACACATGCGCCACCGCGCCGTGCTCGCGGAGTCCGACCCCGGCGAGCCGACGGCGCGTGCGCGCGCAGCCCGGAGCCTGGTCGGCCGCGTACTCGGCGATCTTGCGCAGCACGCTGCGGCTGATGTGCAACCGGCCCCGCTCACCGGGATCCCCGCGGTCGCCGGTGTCCTCGGCTGCGGCCCGCTCGGCGGTGGCGGTCATCGGTCTCGACCCCGGCCCAGGATGTCGCCGATTTCCAGCTCCCCGTCCAGGACCCGGCCGATCACCAGGCCGATCACGCCGATCAGCAGCGCGATCAGAAACCCGATGAAGCCGCCGACCGCGGCGGCAATGCCGAGGATGAGGCCGGCGATCAAACCGGTCTGCGTCGCATTCATGGGTGCAACCCTCCTGCCGAGAAACTGACTTGGATACTCACCGGACTCGTGGGGCCCGCTTCCGGCGCGCCTGCCAGGAGCGGATGCGGTGCAGCAGCCTGCGGAGCCCGCGCGGCCGATTCACCACGACCACTGGCGCGTCGTAGCGATCGCGCGGTCGGCGGCCGGTGCGCTGCGCCGCGCGCAGCTCCATCAGCCCGGTGGCGAAGACCTCCGGATCCCCTCCCACGTCCGGGTGGTGGGCCCGGACGAATGCGCGGATGGCTGCCCGCGTCGTGGCCGGATCGTGCTGCACAGAGACCATCATGCGCTTTCCTGCGGCTCGTTGGTGGTGATCACGTCCGCGACGGTGATGTCCACCCGGGATTTCCCGAGCACTTCGGCCAGCGTGCCGCGGAGTTCGGCGACGATCTCCGGCAGCGGCCTGCCCAGCCGCAGCACCACGCCGATCTCCACGGCACCGGCCCCGGGTTCGGCAACGGCACCGATGTCTGGCAACCGCACCCCGACGACCTTGCTACCGGGCCGGTACGTGGCGATCTCGCCGAACTGCCCACCGTGCAGCCGCACCACCGAGGGATGGGCGAGCACCCGGTCGGCCAGCTCGCTGGCGGATATGGGTTCCGGCATGTCGGGCTGATCCTCCAGGGAAAAAGATCGGCGTTGCGCCGCCGGGTCGCGGCGCCTGGACGTCATTCGACGCGGGCTGTGGCCTGCTCGCCGCTCTCCTCACCGTCCTCACTGGGCAGATGGATGTCGTTGACCGCGATGTTGACCTCGATGACCTCCAGCCCGGTCATCCGCTCCACCGCGGTGATCACGTTGCGCCGCACCGCCCTCGCGAGGTCCACGATGGACGCGCCGTACTCCACGATGAGGTCCAGGTCCACCGCGGCCTGCTTCTCGCCGACCTCCACCTGCACACCGGAGGTGGAGGAGGTCCCGCTTCCACCCGGGATCCGCTCCCGGATGGCGCCGAAGGCGCGGGAGACACCGCCGCCCATCGCGTAGACGCCGGAGATCTCACGGGCGGAGATGCCGGCGATCTTCTGCACCACGGACGCGGAGATGGTGGTCTTGCCCTGCGTGGTCTCGTCGGCCAGGCGGGCGGGCGTGCCGCCAGACCGGGTCTCCGGAATGCGCCGGCCCTCGGCGCTCTGATCGGTCGCGGCCTGCGCGTTCTGCGGGGTTCCACTGTTCTGGGCCATGGAAATCCAGCTCCTTCGAAGTTCCGCCGATACCGCCGCGGCTCGGCAAGGCTTGCTGCGGGCACGCGGCGGGATCGCTCGCAGCTGTATGCCACATCACCCATTGTGGACTCATCTGGTGCCCGGCGGCTCGACGTCGACGACTCGCACCAACACACCCGGTGCGCCCGCGCCAAGGACCTCGCGCAGCGCCGCCACCAATTCCCGCTGGATCGCATCGGCCTCTTCGGGCAGGGGCAGGGCGTAGCGGACCGTCAGATCCACCTGCACCTCATCGACATCGCCGACGCAGCCGCGCAGGTGCACCCCTGGATGCCCGGTAAGGATCTCCAGGCACAGCCGACGCGTCAGCAGCACCACGGCCTGCTGCGCGATCCGCAGCTTGCCATCCTTTTGGGTGAGTTCCACCGGGGCCGCTCCGAGGCCGCCGCGCACCCCGCGCACGGCCCTGAGGGCACGCTCCACCAGCCCGTGCGGGGATTCGACCGGCAGGCGCGCGGTGCGGCGCACCGGCGCCCAGTCGGCGTCCAGTTCGGCGAGCGCGGCCTGGCAGTGCGGGCAGGTCTGGATGTGTTCGGTGAGTTCGGTCGGGGCGCTGTCGGCGAGGAAGTCCAGCAGCACGCCGAGGGTACGGCCGCACGGCAGCACCCGGTCCGGATCGAAGGAGCGGTCACTCATCACATCTCCTTCAGCCTGGCGAGCAGGGTCACCCGCGCCCGGTGCAGCCGGGCCCGCAGCGCGGTCACCGGCACGTCGAGCATCTCGGCGATCTCTTCGTAGCTCAAGCCCTCTAGTTCCCGGAGCACCAGCGGGACGCGCTGCGAGGGTTCGAGCGTCGCAATAGCGCGGTGCACGCGGGCGGCCTCCTCGCTGCGAACCACCTGGTCCTCCGGATCGGCAGTGGCGCGGTCGGGGATCAGTTCGTCGTTCGGACTCAGCGGAACTGTGGGCTTGCGGCGGCGCAGGGTGGCGAGGGCCGCGTTGGTGACCACCCGGTACAGCCAGGTGGTCGGCGCCGAGTCGCCGCGGAACCGGCCAAGCGACCGCCACGCCGACACCCAAGCTTCCTGGACGGCGTCTTCGGCTTCGGCGGAATCCGCGAGGATCCGGTATGCGACCCGGTACATCTTGGTGCTGTGGCGGCGGACCAGCATGTCAAACGCCGCGTCGTCGCCGCGTCGCGCGGCGGCCATCAGGGCGTCGTCCGCACTGGCCCCAACCGTCACCCGAGCATTCTCGCGTAACGCAGCAGGAGTAGCGATTCCGCGTGCAGTGCGGACCGCAGCCGCATCTGCCGAGGCTTCGCGGCACCGGTATCCGCCGCGATCCGGCCCGCATCGCCGCCGGCCAGCAGCGGCGACAGGGTCAGGCACAGCTCGTCGACGAGATCTTCCTCGATGAGGCTGCCGAACAGGGTCGGACCGCCTTCGCAACCGATGCGGCGCAGCCCCCGCGCGTCCAGCGCACTGAGCGCCGCCCGCAGATCGACCCGTTCGTCACCGGTGACGACGACGTCGGCGCCCGCATCGGCAAGCGCCGCGCGGCGCGACTGCGGAGCGGCGTCGCAGGTGAGCACGATCGGCGGTACCAGGGTGTCGGTGAGCAGCGGCGAGTCCGGCGGCAGCGAGGCGCGGGCGGTGACCAGCGCGATCGGCGGCACCTCGGACCGGCCCAGCCGTCGCCGCCGCTCGGCGCGCACCTCGGTGCGCTTCACCCCCCGGTAGCCCTCGACCATCGCCGTGCCGACGCCGACCAGCACCACATCCGAGAGGTCCCGGATCAACCCGAGGACCCGCTGGTCGACCGGCGCGGAGAGCCCGCGCGAACTGCCTTGGACGGTCACCGCGCCGTCGAGGCTGGACACGAAGTTCACCCGCACCCAGGGGCGTTCCGGCCGCTCGGGGTAGGCGTAGAACTCCTCCAGTTGCTCGTCTACCTGCTGCGCGCCGTCGACCGGCCAGAGCTTGTCCACCATGCGGTAATCCCACCATGTGCGCGGCGATCCGGTGGGCCGGCGGGGTGAGCAGGAGCACGTGACGGCACGACCGGGTAGACCGATGTCCGGTTATAGAGTCGGCGCATGAGTTTTCCCCGTCTGGTCGACCGCCGTCCCGAGCTCAGTCCGGACGAGTTGGTCCAGGCGATGACACCGCCGCCCAGGTTCGACGTGGTGCGCTTCGACACCTACCTCCCGAACCCGGAGGAGCCGAGCCAGGCGCAGGCGGTGCGAGACTGCTCGACGTTCGCCGAAGGCATCAACGCCGATACCGGCGGCGGGTCCTGGCTGCGCGCGATGTTCGGCCGCAAGAAGACCGGCGATGGCAAGAGTGGGCTCTACCTCGACGGTGGCTTCGGTGTCGGCAAGACGCACCTGCTCGCGTCGATGTGGCACGCCACCGAGGGCGCGAAGTCCTACGGCACGTTCGTCGAGGTGACCAACCTGGTGGGGGCGCTCGGGTTCGCCGAGACGGTCAAGCGGTTGTCGGAGCACCGGTTGCTGGCCATTGACGAGTTCGAACTGGACGATCCCGGCGACACGATGCTGGTCACCCAGCTGATCGCGAAGCTCACCGACGCGGGCGTGCGCATCGCGGCCACCTCCAACACGCTGCCCGACAAGCTCGGCGAGGGCCGCTTCGCCGCCGTGGATTTCCTGCGCGAGATCCACGCGATGTCCGCGCGGTTCAGCGTGGTTCGGGTGGACGGCCCGGACTACCGGCACCGCGGGCTGCCGGACGCGCCGCCGCCGATGAGTGAGGACGAGCTGACCCGGCTCGCGGAGGCCACCGACGGTTCGACGCTCGACGACTTCGACGAGCTGTGCGGGTTCCTGGGCGGGCTGCACGCCTCGAAGTACGGCCGCTTGGTCGACGGGATCTCCGCGGTGCACCTCAGCGGCGTGCACGCGGCGCGGGATCAGGACGTCGCGCTGCGGCTGGTCGCGCTGGCCGACCGGCTCTACGACCGGGCCATCCCCGTGCGGGTTTCCGGCGAAGCTCTGTCGGCCCTGTTCACCGACGAGATGCTGCACGGCGGCTACCGGAAGAAGTACTTGCGCGCGATCAGCCGCCTCACCGCGCTGTCCCGCGACCTCGCCAAGTCCTGAGAATGACGGACACCCCGTACCGGTCGGCTTCCGGCTGCCCGTCATCTCGCGGAACCGGCTGGGTCAGCGGGTCAGGACTGCTTCGATGGTGTCGAGGCCGGTGTCGAGTTCGTCGCGGGTGATCACCAGCGGCGGGGCGATGCGCAGGGTCGTGTCCTGAGTTTCCTTGCACAGCACACCGCGCTCGGCCAGCGCCTCGCTGGCCTGGCGGCCGGTCGGCCCGCCTGCGCCGAGCTCCACCCCGGCCCAAAGACCGCGTCCGCGCACCTCGACCGCGCCGCGGCCGAGCAGCTCGCCGAGCCGCGCGTGCAGGTGCGCTCCCAGCTCGCGCGAGCGCTCCTGGAACTCGCCCGTGCGCAGCAGGCGAACCACGGCCCGGCCGACCGCGCAGGCCAGCGGGTTTCCGCCGAAGGTGGAGCCGTGCTGGCCGGGCTGCAGCACGCCGATCATGTCGTCGCGGCCGACCACTGCGGACACCGGCAGGATGCCGCCACCGAGCGCCTTGCCGAGGGTGTAGAGATCGGCGCGGATGCCGGCGTGCTCGCTGGCCAGCAACTCGCCTGTGCGGGCGAGTCCGGACTGGATCTCGTCGGCGATCAGCAGCACGTCGTTGTCGTCGCAGAGCCGGCGCAGCCGGGGCAGGTAGTCGGCGGGTGGCACGATCACGCCCGCTTCGCCCTGGATGGGCTCCACCAGGATGGCCGCGGTGCGTTCGGTGATCGCCGCCTCGACCGATGCGGCGTCGCCGTAGTCGGTGAGGACGAAACCCGGCGTGTACGGGCCGAATTCGTCATGCGCCACCGGGTCGGTAGAAAACGACACGATGGTGGTCGTGCGGCCGTGGAAGTTGGACCCGGCGACGATGATCTCGGCCCGGTTTTCCGGCACGCCCTTGACCCGGTACGACCACTTCCGCGCGATCTTGATGGCGGACTCGACGGCCTCCGCACCGGAGTTCATCGGCAGCACCCGGTCGGTGCCGGTGAGTTCGGCGAGCTCGCGGCAGAACGGGCCGAGCTGGTCGTGGTGGAACGCGCGGCTGGTGAGTGTGACGCGGCCGAGCTGCTCGGTGGCCGCGGCGACCAGTTCCGGGTGGCGGTGTCCGAAGTTCAGCGCCGAGTACCCGGCCAGGAAGTCGAGGTACTGCCGTCCGTCCACATCGGTCATCCAGGCGCCGCTGGCCTCGGCGATCACGACCGGCAACGGGTGGTAGTTGTGCGCGCTGTACTGGTCGTCGAGCGACCGGTAGCGGGCGGCGTGCGGGGAGGCTTCGAGGTGCGACGGAACGACAGTCATGGTCATAAGGTTATGTCGGCGATGGCGAACATTTCAGCCGCAAGCCGTTGCTTCTAGCGTCGATTCGTTGCGTGATGACGAACCATCGCGGAGTTTCGTTGTCTCATCCGGGGGGCATCGCCGCCTCTTGACATCATGGACGCGGTGCAGTTTCGGCGGAACCGAAGGCGAGGCGCTGATGCCGGACAACGGTGAGTACCGGGTGTACCTGGGCGCTTACACGGGCGTGGAGTCGGCGGCCGACGGGATCCGGCTGGCGATCGCCGGTGCCGACGGGGCGTTGCGGTGCACCGAGAGCGTCGCCGAGACCGCCGATCCGTCCTTCCTCGCCGTGGCACCCGATGGGGCGACGTTGTTCGCCGTCAGCGAGTTGCAGGCGGGACGGGTCATCGCCTTCTCGGTGCGCGCGGACGGAACGCTCGGCGAGATCAATTCGCAACCGTCGCTGGGCGCGGCGCCGTGCCACCTGAGCGTGCATCCGTCCGGCAAGTACCTGCTCACCGCGAACTACGGGTCGGGAAACCTGGTGGTGCATCCGATCGACGCCGGGGGCGTGCTGCGCGAGCCGTGCCACGTGGTGCAGCACAGCGGCAGCGGGCCGAACCCACAGCGCCAGGAAGGCCCGCACGCGCACCAGGTGCTGGCCGACCCGTCCGGCCGCTACGTGGTTGCGGTGGATCTGGGCACCGACTCGGTGTACGTCTACGACTTCGATCTGGACGGCGGCCACCTGATGATCAAGCACGAGGTACCGCTGCGAGCCGGTGCCGGGCCGCGGCACCTGGCGTTCCACCCCGACGCCGAACGGGCCTACGTGATCAACGAGCTGGCGTCGTCGATCACCGAGTTCGGCTACGACGCGGCAACGGGCGCGCTGGAGCCGGGCCGGACGCTGTCGACGCTCCCGCCGGACTATGGGCGGCCGAACCTGGCCGCCGAGCTCGTGGTGACGCCGGACGGCCGGTTCGTGTTCGGGTCGAACCGGGGGCACGACAGCATCGCGGTGTTTCGCGCGGATTCCAGCGACGGTGAGTTCCGGCTGATCGACATCCGCCCGGCAGTGGTGGCCGAGCCCCGCCACATCGCGCTCTCGCCGAACGGCCGGGTGCTCTTCGCCGCGGGCCAGCGCAGCAACAACGTGCAGGCGTTCGGCATCGCGGACAACGGCGAGCTGACCCCGCTGCGCGAACCGGTGCCGACCCCGAGCCCGGTCTGCATCCTCCCGGCTGCGTGATCGCCTACAGGATTCGGGCGTCGTAGCGGCCGATGGCGTACTGCGCCAGGGCCGTCCGGACGCGGCGGGTTTCCTGGCGGCGGGTCAGCCAGCCGCCCGTGGCACCGAGCGGGAAGATCCGTGCCCCGCCGTGGTAGCGACGGGCGCGGTGCCACAGCCGCGAGCTGGGCGTCGAGCCGTCGGTCAGCCACACCGCGACCGACGTCCGCTTGCCGCTGCCGACCACGCCGACCCGCTGGACCCGGCTCCACGGGATCTCCCGGGTCAGCCCCGTCCGGGAGATCAGCAGGCCGTCGCTGTTGATCTTCAGGTGCAGGCCCGGCAGCAACGCCTTGCCGATCGACCAGATCATGCTGATGACCAGCAGGAAGATGCCCAGCCGGAAGATGGCGACGTGGTCGTGCGAAAGGCCGCTGCCGGCGTAGGTCTGGAACATCCTGTTCGCGCCGAAGATGATCAACCCGCAGGTGATCGCCGACAAAACGGCGCGGACCCGCCCGCCGGTGGCGAACACCGGACCGGGATTCTCCTTGCGCACCCGTGCGAGGGCCTGCTGGTGCTCCGCGGTCTGCCTCGGACGCGCCGGGACGATCTTGCTCCGTACCGGCACGGGCGAGACCGGAGCGGACGGCGTGGGTGCCGGAGCGGCGGGTGCCGGTTCAGCGGCTGGGGCGCTCTGCGCTTGCGTGTAAGCGCGCGTACCGGGCTTGGGCGCCGACGCTACCGGCTGCGGCGGGCCAGTGTCGGGCAGCGGCGCGTTCGCCGTCTGCTGCAACTGGGTCGCGTGCTGGGTGATCACATCGCTGATCGCGGGCGGCAACCACGCATTTCCCTGCGGGCTGGATTCGCCGATCTGGTCCAGCAGTTCGCCGGGCGTGGGGCGGGCCGCCGGGTCCTTCGCCAGGCAGGCCGCCAGCAGCGGCCGCAACCCGTCGGGCACCCCGGACAGGTCCGGCTCGGTGTGCACCACCCGGTACAGCAGGGCCGCCGTGCTCTCCGCGCCGAACGGCCCGGTCCCGGTCGCGGCGAAGACCAGCACCGCGCCCAGCGAGAAGATGTCGCTGGGCGGGCCGACCTCGCTGCCCAGCGTCTGCTCCGGGGAGAAGAAGCCGGGCGTGCCCAGGAACATCCCGGTCGCGGTCAGGGCGTTGCCGGTCATCGCCCGCGAGATGCCGAAGTCGATGACCCGCGGGCCATCGGGACCGAGCAGCACGTTGGCCGGTTTCAGGTCTCGGTGCACCAGGTGCGCGCGGTGGATCGCACCGATCGCCTCGGCCAGCCCGGCGGCCAGGCTGCGCACCGTGGCCTCCGGTAGCGGGCCGTGGTCGACCACGGCCTGGTGCAGGGTCGGGCCCGGCACGTACTCGGTGGCCAGCCAGGGCTGTTCGGCGTCCGGATCGGCGTGCACCACCGCCGCCGTCCAGAACCCGCCGACCGAGCGGGCGGCCAGCGCCTCGCGGCGGAACCGTTCCCGGAACTCCGGGTCCTCGGCGAGGTCCGGGCGGATGACCTTGACCGCCACCACCCGCCCGCCGCGCGAGCGACCGAGGTAGACCCCGCCCATCGCGCCGCGGCCCAGCCGGGCGAGCAGCCGGTAGTCGCCGACCCGGTTCGGGTCGCTGGCCAGCAACGGCTGCACGTGCCCTCAGCTCCTGTCTCGAAGATCGTGCGTTTCGTCCCCTCAGAGCTTACGTACCCGTTGCGCCCGCGTGTGCCGGTTCACCAGACCGAGGATGCGACCGGCCGCCGGTAATCGAATACTTGGCTTCGTTCCAATGCTTTCTCCACGTGAGTGTTCTGGGTATGATCCGGCGCACTGCGGCCTGGAGAAGCGATCATCGCGGACCGAAGGGGAGGCACGCTGTGACCGCAACCGACCAGAACCGTCCCGCTGTGGCCCTGTACGGCGTCGGCAAGCGGTTTCCCGGAGTAGTCGCGGTCTCCGACGTCACGCTCACCATCCCGCCCGGCGAGGTGCACGTGTTCGCCGGGGAAAACGGGGCCGGGAAGTCGACGTTGATGAAGCTGATCGCGCAGATCGAACAGCCCAGCAGCGGACGCATCGAACTGGCCGGCGTCCCGGTCGCTTACCAGGGGCCTGGTGCGGCCCGGCGGCTCGGGGTCTCCATGGTCCACCAGGAGTTCGCGCTGGCGCCGGACCTGTCGGTGGCCGAGAACCTGTTCATCGGCCACGAGCCCGGCCGCAGCGGATGGATCTCGCGGGCC is a window of Saccharopolyspora phatthalungensis DNA encoding:
- a CDS encoding ATP-dependent DNA ligase; protein product: MLPVQPPVKPMLASPVDGISREGGLLFEPKWDGFRCLVFADPQAEQPVLLQSRTGRPLNRYFPEVLRTVAEQLDRPAVLDGELVVIRRDEVGDRLDWDALGERIHPAASRVRMLAEKTPATFIAFDLLALDDRDLMGAPQTERRELLAGLGLDHSGLRTTPVTDDPDTAAEWFRVFEGAGLDGVIAKPTGGHYVPGKRTMFKIKHSRTADCVVAGLRWHAKTEPGTAVGSLQLGLYDDSGVLHHVGVVGAFPAAQRRALATELAELVTDGEHPWLGPDAADGRRLPGSVNRWNSSEQPWVPLRPERVVEVSYDHTEGAYPGRFRHTTQFVRWRPDRDPESCRYDQLDEPTRYDLDAVLFGDVNRGARVDG
- the amaP gene encoding alkaline shock response membrane anchor protein AmaP, translated to MTETKQEIRPSATPAGRGLAFERGVVVAFGTLGLVVGVVVLLVGTGLLGTFRAQRPVADPILVQWLRDHSQVALPVAIVLGIALLVVGLWWVFRAMRPEPRPDVLLERGKEALTVTSAALTEAVRTDAEQVTGVSRARVRMAGSEHRPALRLTLSLQEGTNVRHVWEELDDKVLSRARESLGTDSLPTAIRLQLDRAPRQRVR
- a CDS encoding DUF6286 domain-containing protein — its product is MRLLVRLFAALLGLAIAAGGVLLAIEVVWALLRPGTGGLIIPWQHLLSGLSSLSWHDPPVLVTAAVVAVVGLVLLLIAINAGPKDLRLHDPAPEVTAITDRRSLARLVGHQVREQDGVAGASVTASAKRVQVKATAQFRRFGDLRTRLSETAEHAVQDLPLRHTPEVLVSVAAPKERR
- a CDS encoding Asp23/Gls24 family envelope stress response protein, with protein sequence MTATAERAAAEDTGDRGDPGERGRLHISRSVLRKIAEYAADQAPGCARTRRRLAGVGLREHGAVAHVSGPDDALRVRLDVALRYPTPVCETVASMRDRVGGELRRIADRQVRTVEVTVSALVPAEAPPRVE
- a CDS encoding Asp23/Gls24 family envelope stress response protein — protein: MAQNSGTPQNAQAATDQSAEGRRIPETRSGGTPARLADETTQGKTTISASVVQKIAGISAREISGVYAMGGGVSRAFGAIRERIPGGSGTSSTSGVQVEVGEKQAAVDLDLIVEYGASIVDLARAVRRNVITAVERMTGLEVIEVNIAVNDIHLPSEDGEESGEQATARVE
- a CDS encoding RNA polymerase sigma factor, with the translated sequence MAAARRGDDAAFDMLVRRHSTKMYRVAYRILADSAEAEDAVQEAWVSAWRSLGRFRGDSAPTTWLYRVVTNAALATLRRRKPTVPLSPNDELIPDRATADPEDQVVRSEEAARVHRAIATLEPSQRVPLVLRELEGLSYEEIAEMLDVPVTALRARLHRARVTLLARLKEM
- a CDS encoding pyrimidine reductase family protein, giving the protein MVDKLWPVDGAQQVDEQLEEFYAYPERPERPWVRVNFVSSLDGAVTVQGSSRGLSAPVDQRVLGLIRDLSDVVLVGVGTAMVEGYRGVKRTEVRAERRRRLGRSEVPPIALVTARASLPPDSPLLTDTLVPPIVLTCDAAPQSRRAALADAGADVVVTGDERVDLRAALSALDARGLRRIGCEGGPTLFGSLIEEDLVDELCLTLSPLLAGGDAGRIAADTGAAKPRQMRLRSALHAESLLLLRYARMLG
- the zapE gene encoding cell division protein ZapE, producing MSFPRLVDRRPELSPDELVQAMTPPPRFDVVRFDTYLPNPEEPSQAQAVRDCSTFAEGINADTGGGSWLRAMFGRKKTGDGKSGLYLDGGFGVGKTHLLASMWHATEGAKSYGTFVEVTNLVGALGFAETVKRLSEHRLLAIDEFELDDPGDTMLVTQLIAKLTDAGVRIAATSNTLPDKLGEGRFAAVDFLREIHAMSARFSVVRVDGPDYRHRGLPDAPPPMSEDELTRLAEATDGSTLDDFDELCGFLGGLHASKYGRLVDGISAVHLSGVHAARDQDVALRLVALADRLYDRAIPVRVSGEALSALFTDEMLHGGYRKKYLRAISRLTALSRDLAKS
- the rocD gene encoding ornithine--oxo-acid transaminase, whose translation is MTVVPSHLEASPHAARYRSLDDQYSAHNYHPLPVVIAEASGAWMTDVDGRQYLDFLAGYSALNFGHRHPELVAAATEQLGRVTLTSRAFHHDQLGPFCRELAELTGTDRVLPMNSGAEAVESAIKIARKWSYRVKGVPENRAEIIVAGSNFHGRTTTIVSFSTDPVAHDEFGPYTPGFVLTDYGDAASVEAAITERTAAILVEPIQGEAGVIVPPADYLPRLRRLCDDNDVLLIADEIQSGLARTGELLASEHAGIRADLYTLGKALGGGILPVSAVVGRDDMIGVLQPGQHGSTFGGNPLACAVGRAVVRLLRTGEFQERSRELGAHLHARLGELLGRGAVEVRGRGLWAGVELGAGGPTGRQASEALAERGVLCKETQDTTLRIAPPLVITRDELDTGLDTIEAVLTR
- a CDS encoding lactonase family protein codes for the protein MTSWTRCSFGGTEGEALMPDNGEYRVYLGAYTGVESAADGIRLAIAGADGALRCTESVAETADPSFLAVAPDGATLFAVSELQAGRVIAFSVRADGTLGEINSQPSLGAAPCHLSVHPSGKYLLTANYGSGNLVVHPIDAGGVLREPCHVVQHSGSGPNPQRQEGPHAHQVLADPSGRYVVAVDLGTDSVYVYDFDLDGGHLMIKHEVPLRAGAGPRHLAFHPDAERAYVINELASSITEFGYDAATGALEPGRTLSTLPPDYGRPNLAAELVVTPDGRFVFGSNRGHDSIAVFRADSSDGEFRLIDIRPAVVAEPRHIALSPNGRVLFAAGQRSNNVQAFGIADNGELTPLREPVPTPSPVCILPAA
- a CDS encoding serine/threonine-protein kinase, whose amino-acid sequence is MQPLLASDPNRVGDYRLLARLGRGAMGGVYLGRSRGGRVVAVKVIRPDLAEDPEFRERFRREALAARSVGGFWTAAVVHADPDAEQPWLATEYVPGPTLHQAVVDHGPLPEATVRSLAAGLAEAIGAIHRAHLVHRDLKPANVLLGPDGPRVIDFGISRAMTGNALTATGMFLGTPGFFSPEQTLGSEVGPPSDIFSLGAVLVFAATGTGPFGAESTAALLYRVVHTEPDLSGVPDGLRPLLAACLAKDPAARPTPGELLDQIGESSPQGNAWLPPAISDVITQHATQLQQTANAPLPDTGPPQPVASAPKPGTRAYTQAQSAPAAEPAPAAPAPTPSAPVSPVPVRSKIVPARPRQTAEHQQALARVRKENPGPVFATGGRVRAVLSAITCGLIIFGANRMFQTYAGSGLSHDHVAIFRLGIFLLVISMIWSIGKALLPGLHLKINSDGLLISRTGLTREIPWSRVQRVGVVGSGKRTSVAVWLTDGSTPSSRLWHRARRYHGGARIFPLGATGGWLTRRQETRRVRTALAQYAIGRYDARIL